A stretch of DNA from Leptospira barantonii:
GGGAAGAGGATTTCTCGTCGAAACGAAATGGAATCAACCCGATCTAAAACTGGGCGATTCGATTTCGGTTAACGGATGCTGTCAAACGGTCACCGAATTTACGAACGAAGGAAGCCGCTTTCGGTTTTACGCGAGTTTCAAAACTCTCGAACTTACGAACTTCAATTTTCTCAAAGTGGGCGAGGAAGTGAACTTGGAAAGAAGCGCACTTCCGACAACACGACTTGGGGGACATCTGGTCAGCGGTCACGTGGACGGGACGGGAAAAATTCTCAGCAAGGAAGAAAGGGAGGGAGGAACCGTAATCTGTTATACGGTCCAAAACGATTCTTCCCTTTCCCGATACATCGCCCCGAGAGGGAGTATCACCGTAGACGGGATTTCTCTAACCGTGGTGGATTCGAGACCGAAAGAATTCGACCTGGTTTTGATTCCGGAAACTCTTAAAAAGACCAACGCAAAGTCCTGGAATTCCGACACCATTCTAAACTTAGAAATCGATTTGGTGGCGCGTTATTTGGAACAACTTCTGAAGTCGAAGGAATAGTTAAGATTTCGAACTAATTTTCAGGAAACATGGATTTGATTCTAAAGATTTAAGTTTCTGTAGCCAAATATCAGTCCAATAGAAGAGATGGTAACAATAGAGCAGAGCTATGATCCAACCCATTGAGAATGCAATCGAAGAAATCAAATCCGGAAGAATGATCATTCTTGTGGATTCGGAAGATCGTGAAAACGAGGGAGACCTCGTAGTTGCGGCGGAGTTTGCGGATAAGGAAAAAATCAACTTTATGGCCACTTTCGGCCGAGGTTTGATTTGTATGCCGATGGAAGCCGAGCGTCTCAAAAAGCTCGGCCTCAATCGAATGGTGGACGATTATTCGCTGGGCGACAAACACGGAACCGCGTTCACCGTTTCGGTCGACGCGAAACACGGAACTTCCACCGGGATTTCCGCTCAGGATCGAGCGATCACGGTTCAAGCCCTTTTAGACGAAAAAACGGTGTCGGGAGATTTGATGCGTCCCGGACATTTATTTCCGCTCCAAGCGGTTCCGGGCGGGGTTCTTCGCCGGGCCGGTCATACGGAAGCGGCTGTGGATTTATCCAAACTTTCTAATTTATATCCTGCCGGTGTCATTTGCGAAATCATGAATGACGACGGAACCATGGCCCGTCTTCCCGATTTGGAAAAATTCGCGGAGAAACACGGACTGAATATCTATACGATCGAAGATTTGATTCGTTATAGAAGAGCGAAGGAGAATCTCATTCGTCTCGAAGTGGAATCCAAACTTCCGACCGAATACGGAGACTTTACGATCCGCGCGTATTCCACGATGATCGACGATAAGATTCACGTCGCGTTGATCAAAGGTGAAATCAAAAAAGAGGATACGGTGATGGTTCGCGTTCACAGCGAATGTCTTACCGGAGATATTTTTTCGAGCAATCGATGCGACTGCGGTCCTCAGCTTCATTCCGC
This window harbors:
- a CDS encoding riboflavin synthase, whose product is MFTGLVETTGKILEIQETNEGRGFLVETKWNQPDLKLGDSISVNGCCQTVTEFTNEGSRFRFYASFKTLELTNFNFLKVGEEVNLERSALPTTRLGGHLVSGHVDGTGKILSKEEREGGTVICYTVQNDSSLSRYIAPRGSITVDGISLTVVDSRPKEFDLVLIPETLKKTNAKSWNSDTILNLEIDLVARYLEQLLKSKE
- a CDS encoding bifunctional 3,4-dihydroxy-2-butanone-4-phosphate synthase/GTP cyclohydrolase II, translated to MIQPIENAIEEIKSGRMIILVDSEDRENEGDLVVAAEFADKEKINFMATFGRGLICMPMEAERLKKLGLNRMVDDYSLGDKHGTAFTVSVDAKHGTSTGISAQDRAITVQALLDEKTVSGDLMRPGHLFPLQAVPGGVLRRAGHTEAAVDLSKLSNLYPAGVICEIMNDDGTMARLPDLEKFAEKHGLNIYTIEDLIRYRRAKENLIRLEVESKLPTEYGDFTIRAYSTMIDDKIHVALIKGEIKKEDTVMVRVHSECLTGDIFSSNRCDCGPQLHSALDMISKEGKGVLLYMRQEGRGIGLINKLKAYNIQDKGYDTVEANEKLGFAPDLRDYGIGAQILREIGVGKMKILTNNPRKIVGLDGYGLEVVERIPIEIQPGSDNHGYLMTKKLKLGHILGLG